The genome window CCGCCATCCGTTCCTCACTTTCTCCCGCGACCGCAGGGTGTGTTGCGGGAGAAAGTGAGGAAGCGATGGCGGGGGTCAGGCGGCGTGCGTCTGGGTGAAGGCGTGGAGGCCTTCGGGGGCGATGGTGAAGTGGACGTGTTGGCCGGGGGTGAGGGCGTCGGCGGCTTGGGAGAGCATGGTGACGGGGATGCGGAGGTCGCCGGCGATGATCTCCGCGCGGGCGAACGGGCCGAAGAAGTCCAGCGCGCCCAGCACACCCGAAGCCGACCCCGCCGTGGTCGCGGCGTCCTCGGGCAGGATGCGGACGCGTTCGGCCATGACCAGCACATCCACCCGGTCGCCGTGACGGAGGTCGTCTTGCGACGTGGTCAGCGACAGGCCGCCGATCTCCACGGTCGCGGTCGGGCCGGAACCGTGGACGATGCCGGTGCCCAGGGACTGCCCGCCGAGGAACTGGGCGACGAACCGGTTCCCCGGCGCCCGGTACATCGCTTCGGGGGTGTCGTTCTGCTGGACCACCCCGTGGTCCAGCATCATCACCTGATCGCCCAGGTCCATCGCCTCCTCCTGGTCGTGGGTGACCATGATCGTGGTCAACCCGGTCTCCCGGTGGATGCGTTTGAGCTCGCGCTGCATCTCCCCCCGGATCTTCTTATCCAAAGCCGACAACGGCTCATCCAGCAGCAGCAGATCCGGGCTGGTCACCAGCGCCCGGGCGAGGGCGACGCGTTGCTGCTGCCCGCCGGAGAGCTGGGCCGGGGAACGACCCCCGAAGTCGCCCAACCCCACCAACCCGAGCATCTCCTCCGCCTTCCGCTTCGCCGCCGCGCGTGGGGTGCGCCGGGCCCGCAGCCCATACATCACGTTGGAGAGCACGCTCAGGTGCGGGAACAGGGCGTAGTTCTGGAACACGAACCCGATGTTGCGTTTCTCCACCGACACCCGGGTCACCTCCCGCGACCCCACCCGGATCGACCCGCCATCCGGGTCCTCCAACCCGGCGATGATCCGCAGCAGCGTCGACTTACCGGACCCGGAGGAGCCCAGCATGCAGCAGAACCGGCCATCACCGACCCGCAACTCCAACGGTTCCAGCACCCGGGTGCCGTTGAACGTCTTGGACACACCCATCACAGTGAGCTCGGCCATCAGTTTCCTTTGTTCGTAGAAGTCGTGAAGAGCTTGGCGGCGTTACCGGACAACCAATTCAGGATGACCACCAGCAACACCGTGGAGAGGATGATGATCGTCGCCAACGCATCCACATCCGGCGTCACCCCCAACCGCACCATCGAATAGATCTGCACCGGCAACGTCGACACCCCGATCGGCGCCAGAAACAACTGGATCGCGAAGTTGTTGAACGTGATCACGAACGCCAGCAGACCGCCCGCGATGATCGACGGCCCGATGAGGGGGACGGTCACGGTGAGGAACGTCCGCACCGGCCCGGCGCCGAGCGAGTGCGCGGCTTCGGCGTAGTGCGGGTTCAGGTCGCGGAGGCGGCCCGAGACGATCAGCACCACGAACGGCAGCGAAGTCACGATCGACGCGAGGATCAGCCCGATCGTGCTGGACCCCAGGCCCAGCCAGCCGAAGACGACGACGAACCCGGCGGCGAGGATCAGCGCCGGGACGGTCAGCAGCGCCAGCAGCAGGCTGTTGATCGGGGCCGTGATGAAGACCCGGGCGCGCGCCATCCCCAGCGAGAGCAGGGTGCCGACGATCACCGCGGCGATGGTCGCCTGCGTGGCCAGGTTGAGGCTGGTGAGCAGCGCGTCCACCAGCGCCTGGTCGTTGGCCAGGTTGGCGTACCAGTCGAAGGTGAAGTGGAACGGGAACGTCCCGTACCGGGACTGGTTGAGGCTCAGCGCCGTCATGGCCAGGAGCGGCAGCGCCAGGATGACCAGGAGCACGTAGAGCCAGACCTTCATGATCCGGG of Leifsonia shinshuensis contains these proteins:
- a CDS encoding ABC transporter ATP-binding protein; this encodes MAELTVMGVSKTFNGTRVLEPLELRVGDGRFCCMLGSSGSGKSTLLRIIAGLEDPDGGSIRVGSREVTRVSVEKRNIGFVFQNYALFPHLSVLSNVMYGLRARRTPRAAAKRKAEEMLGLVGLGDFGGRSPAQLSGGQQQRVALARALVTSPDLLLLDEPLSALDKKIRGEMQRELKRIHRETGLTTIMVTHDQEEAMDLGDQVMMLDHGVVQQNDTPEAMYRAPGNRFVAQFLGGQSLGTGIVHGSGPTATVEIGGLSLTTSQDDLRHGDRVDVLVMAERVRILPEDAATTAGSASGVLGALDFFGPFARAEIIAGDLRIPVTMLSQAADALTPGQHVHFTIAPEGLHAFTQTHAA
- a CDS encoding ABC transporter permease; translated protein: MKTAVLPRIMKVWLYVLLVILALPLLAMTALSLNQSRYGTFPFHFTFDWYANLANDQALVDALLTSLNLATQATIAAVIVGTLLSLGMARARVFITAPINSLLLALLTVPALILAAGFVVVFGWLGLGSSTIGLILASIVTSLPFVVLIVSGRLRDLNPHYAEAAHSLGAGPVRTFLTVTVPLIGPSIIAGGLLAFVITFNNFAIQLFLAPIGVSTLPVQIYSMVRLGVTPDVDALATIIILSTVLLVVILNWLSGNAAKLFTTSTNKGN